A window of Bacillus toyonensis BCT-7112 genomic DNA:
TTTCAATGTAGTGAAAGCGAAAGTAGCAGAAATTAAAAAATTGACGCCGTCAGTTGTAGAGACGTTAAAAGAAACGAAAGAAATTTTTAGTAAGAAAAAAATTGAGCGAGAAGAAAAGCCAGAAACGATTGAAATTCAAGCTGTATCTCCAAAGGCAGATGAGCTTAAAGCAGAAGAAGAGCCAGTAGTTGCTGAAGATGGTGGTATGAAAGAAGCACGTGAATTATTTATGAAAGACTCACATGCAGAGGAAAAAAAAACTGAAGCGTACATTGAGTTAAAGCAAGATAAAGAAGAGAAGAAAAGCGTTTAAACATATATGAGAAAAATTTTAGAAAAGGTAAGAAGAAATCGCACTTATTCGTTCGGTAAAGATTTATACGATCGGACGATGCGTGATGATGTAGCGGGCTTGGCAGCACAGCTCGCTTATTTCTTCTTACTTGCTATTTTTCCTGGGCTTGTTTTCTTAATTACGCTTCTTGGATTTATTGACCTTCAAACAGAAAGTGTGCTCAATTTATTAGAACCGTACGTACCTGAAGATGCAATGTACTTAATTGAAGTAAACGTAGATAAAGTTGTAAATGAGCAAAATGGTGGTTTATTATCATTTGGTTTACTGTCGATGCTATGGT
This region includes:
- a CDS encoding DUF4075 domain-containing protein — its product is MAKKNNIARNIALGVAAGVAVSMLKKENREKVKNTAEKAKTKMIEIGENAKIKEKVQTVTDKGRELADFNVVKAKVAEIKKLTPSVVETLKETKEIFSKKKIEREEKPETIEIQAVSPKADELKAEEEPVVAEDGGMKEARELFMKDSHAEEKKTEAYIELKQDKEEKKSV